In Streptomyces dangxiongensis, one DNA window encodes the following:
- the trxA gene encoding thioredoxin has translation MTEVTDADFEAEVIGSDLPVLVQFTAEWCGPCRQLAPVLKDIAFEEGDRLKVVQIDVDRNPRTTISYGVMATPTLLLFRDGEPVRSIVGARPKRRLLADLADAL, from the coding sequence CTGACAGAAGTGACGGACGCCGATTTCGAGGCGGAGGTGATCGGCTCGGACCTGCCGGTGCTGGTGCAGTTCACGGCCGAGTGGTGCGGGCCGTGCCGGCAGCTCGCGCCGGTGCTGAAGGACATCGCGTTCGAGGAGGGCGACCGGCTGAAGGTCGTCCAGATCGACGTGGACCGCAATCCGCGGACGACGATCTCCTACGGCGTGATGGCCACGCCCACCCTCCTGCTCTTCCGCGACGGCGAGCCGGTGCGCTCGATCGTGGGAGCGCGGCCCAAGCGCCGGCTGCTGGCGGACCTGGCGGACGCGCTGTAG
- a CDS encoding MerR family transcriptional regulator, translating to MRIGELAARAGTTTRTLRYYEARGLLPARRDGKGHRTYDEGDLRLLRQIRTLQDFGFDLEETRPFVDCLRAGHPDGDSCPASLMVYRRKLAELDTLIGELTAVRETVAGQLERAERARDELAAEALVPGGPEPVCELGGLTR from the coding sequence ATGCGAATCGGCGAGCTGGCCGCGCGGGCCGGGACCACGACACGCACCCTGCGCTACTACGAGGCGCGGGGGCTGCTGCCGGCCCGGCGCGACGGCAAGGGACACCGCACGTACGACGAGGGCGACCTCAGGCTGCTCCGGCAGATCCGCACCCTCCAGGACTTCGGGTTCGACCTGGAGGAGACGCGGCCGTTCGTGGACTGCCTGCGGGCCGGGCACCCGGACGGCGACTCCTGCCCGGCCTCGCTCATGGTCTACCGGCGCAAGCTGGCCGAGCTGGACACGCTCATCGGGGAGCTGACGGCGGTGCGGGAGACGGTCGCCGGGCAACTGGAGCGGGCCGAGCGGGCCCGGGACGAGCTGGCCGCCGAGGCGCTGGTTCCGGGGGGTCCGGAACCCGTGTGCGAACTGGGAGGGCTGACGCGGTGA
- a CDS encoding DUF2127 domain-containing protein, which yields MKIDWDRRTCARKGHVTYAPDDPRLRVRLHVRTALGDAWRCLRCGDFALGEPHGSGPAGDAPLVPRGKVLRDLFVLRFLAVERAVRGVFIVLVAVAVWRFSNSRDAVRRLFDEYLDVFRPVFRHFHYDLDHSPVVGSVQKVFGYRHSTLVLVAALLLAYALIELIEAVGLWYAKRWAEYLTVVATAAFLPLEIYELTEHVSGVKIATLVLNILAVLYIALTKRLFGLRGGRRRFEEERHSASLMEVAESAGVPALP from the coding sequence ATGAAGATCGACTGGGACCGGCGGACCTGTGCGCGCAAGGGGCATGTGACCTACGCGCCCGACGATCCCCGGCTGCGGGTACGGCTGCACGTCCGGACCGCGCTCGGGGACGCTTGGCGCTGTCTGCGCTGCGGTGACTTCGCGCTCGGCGAGCCGCACGGCTCCGGGCCGGCCGGCGACGCGCCGCTGGTGCCGCGCGGGAAGGTGCTGCGGGACCTGTTCGTCCTGCGCTTCCTGGCGGTCGAGCGGGCCGTGCGCGGGGTGTTCATCGTGCTGGTCGCGGTCGCGGTCTGGAGGTTCAGCAACAGCAGGGACGCGGTGCGCCGGCTCTTCGACGAGTACCTGGACGTCTTCCGCCCGGTCTTCCGGCACTTCCACTACGACCTCGACCACTCACCGGTCGTCGGCTCCGTCCAGAAGGTCTTCGGCTACCGGCACTCCACGCTGGTGCTGGTGGCCGCGCTGCTGCTGGCCTACGCGTTGATCGAACTGATCGAGGCGGTCGGCCTGTGGTACGCCAAGCGCTGGGCGGAATACCTGACGGTGGTCGCGACGGCCGCGTTCCTGCCGCTGGAGATCTACGAACTCACCGAGCACGTCAGCGGGGTGAAGATCGCCACGCTCGTCCTCAACATCCTCGCCGTCCTCTACATCGCGCTGACCAAGCGCCTGTTCGGCCTGCGCGGCGGACGCCGCCGGTTCGAGGAGGAGCGGCACAGCGCCTCCCTCATGGAGGTGGCGGAATCGGCGGGGGTTCCCGCCTTGCCTTGA
- a CDS encoding TetR/AcrR family transcriptional regulator, producing the protein MTAMTTGNTSRADANRRRILDVALTELLRDPDASMDQIARAAGVVRRTVYGHFPNREALISTLVDGAVEALAEADSHARAGVADPAEAVARSVLALWPVADRYRLLIALAQRTVTVQGIRERLAPVRDDKIRLLQRGLDEGVFVSPLPAPALAYVVEQMLFAVTEAVNDGLLAAQEAGRAATVAVLTAAGVPASRATELVAEVS; encoded by the coding sequence ATGACCGCCATGACCACGGGTAACACCAGCCGCGCCGACGCCAACCGACGCCGCATCCTCGACGTCGCCCTCACCGAGCTGCTGCGCGATCCCGACGCCTCCATGGACCAGATCGCACGCGCCGCGGGGGTCGTACGTCGCACGGTGTACGGCCACTTCCCCAACCGGGAGGCACTCATCAGCACCCTCGTGGACGGAGCCGTGGAGGCCCTCGCGGAAGCCGACTCGCACGCCCGCGCCGGAGTGGCCGACCCGGCGGAGGCGGTGGCCCGCTCGGTGCTCGCCCTGTGGCCGGTGGCCGACCGCTACCGGCTGCTGATCGCCCTGGCCCAGCGGACGGTCACCGTGCAGGGCATCCGCGAACGCCTCGCGCCCGTGCGCGACGACAAGATCCGCCTCCTCCAGCGCGGACTGGACGAGGGCGTGTTCGTCTCCCCGCTGCCCGCGCCGGCCCTCGCCTACGTGGTGGAGCAGATGCTGTTCGCGGTGACGGAGGCGGTGAACGACGGCCTCCTGGCAGCACAGGAGGCGGGCCGCGCCGCCACGGTCGCCGTGCTGACCGCGGCGGGCGTACCCGCCTCACGGGCCACCGAGCTGGTGGCCGAGGTGTCGTAG
- a CDS encoding cation:dicarboxylate symporter family transporter: MAASTPDTAPAAPRAQRDRTHYLYIAVIAAVALGIAVGLIWPDAAVELKPLGTGFVNLIKMMISPIIFCTIVLGIGSVRKAAKVGAVGGIALGYFLVMSLVALAIGLVVGNVLHPGAGLHLTEALKQTGHAQVSSDALPPVDFVLSIIPTTFVSAFTEGQVLQTLLVALLAGFALQAMGRAGQPVLRGVEHIQRLVFRILSMVMWAAPVGAFGAIAAVVGSAGVDALKSLAVLMLGFYVTCFLFVFVVLGAVLRIVAGLNIFSLFKYLAREFLLILSTSSSESALPRLIAKMEHLGVSRPVVGITVPTGYSFNLDGTMIYMTMASLYIADALGTPMSVGEQIPLLLFLLLASKGAAGVSGAGLATLAGGLQSHKPALVDGVGLIVGIDRFMSEARALTNFAGNAVATVLVGTWTKEIDKARVRLVLAGELPFDETTLLDEGRVAVSDVPEPREDGEKELAKA, translated from the coding sequence GTGGCCGCCAGCACCCCCGATACGGCACCTGCCGCACCCCGCGCACAGCGGGACCGGACCCACTACCTGTACATCGCCGTCATCGCCGCGGTCGCGCTCGGCATCGCCGTGGGGCTGATCTGGCCCGACGCGGCGGTGGAGCTGAAGCCGCTGGGCACCGGGTTCGTGAACCTGATCAAGATGATGATCTCGCCGATCATCTTCTGCACGATCGTGCTCGGTATCGGCTCCGTGCGCAAGGCCGCCAAGGTCGGTGCCGTCGGCGGTATCGCCCTCGGCTACTTCCTGGTGATGTCGCTCGTCGCGCTCGCCATCGGTCTCGTCGTCGGCAACGTGCTGCACCCCGGCGCGGGCCTGCACCTGACCGAGGCGCTGAAGCAGACCGGGCACGCCCAGGTGTCCAGCGACGCGCTGCCGCCCGTCGACTTCGTCCTGTCGATCATCCCGACCACGTTCGTGTCCGCGTTCACCGAGGGCCAGGTCCTCCAGACGCTGCTGGTGGCGCTGCTCGCCGGGTTCGCGCTCCAGGCCATGGGCCGGGCCGGGCAGCCGGTGCTGCGGGGCGTCGAGCACATCCAGCGGCTGGTCTTCCGCATCCTGTCCATGGTGATGTGGGCCGCGCCGGTCGGAGCGTTCGGGGCGATCGCGGCCGTGGTCGGCTCCGCGGGCGTCGACGCGCTCAAGAGCCTGGCCGTGCTGATGCTCGGCTTCTACGTCACCTGCTTCCTGTTCGTGTTCGTCGTGCTCGGGGCGGTGCTCCGGATCGTCGCGGGCCTGAACATCTTCTCCCTGTTCAAGTACCTGGCGCGGGAGTTCCTGCTGATCCTGTCCACCTCCTCCTCCGAGTCCGCGCTGCCGCGGCTGATCGCGAAGATGGAGCACCTGGGCGTCAGCCGGCCGGTCGTCGGCATCACCGTGCCGACCGGGTACTCGTTCAACCTCGACGGCACGATGATCTACATGACCATGGCGTCGCTGTACATCGCGGACGCGCTGGGCACGCCGATGTCGGTGGGCGAGCAGATCCCGCTGCTGCTGTTCCTGCTGCTGGCGTCGAAGGGCGCGGCGGGTGTCAGCGGGGCCGGCCTGGCGACCCTGGCCGGCGGTCTGCAGTCGCACAAGCCCGCGCTGGTCGACGGGGTCGGGCTGATCGTGGGCATCGACCGGTTCATGAGCGAGGCGCGTGCGCTGACGAACTTCGCGGGCAACGCGGTGGCGACCGTGCTCGTGGGCACGTGGACCAAGGAGATCGACAAGGCACGGGTGCGGCTGGTGCTGGCCGGTGAGCTGCCGTTCGACGAGACGACCCTGCTGGACGAGGGGCGTGTGGCGGTGAGCGACGTCCCCGAGCCGCGCGAGGACGGCGAGAAGGAGCTGGCCAAGGCCTGA